The proteins below are encoded in one region of Streptomyces marianii:
- a CDS encoding HNH endonuclease, which produces MTAWLMYLGDDPKRVGGGYDDSSSTHYSWDSRVPNSAHVQVGDVIALWNGDTLLGTSVIEHIKTGTGTKDLSSCPECGKADIAERKTMTPKYRCWTSACKAEFDKPAVETVPVTTYQARYESGWIDLHGHVSGTELRALCEEKKSQNALRRLRWDDFRARVETGKNATPLDVVDTTREVIAGGHTKRTVRARKGQPAFRAALLESFGQMCAFTGPMPAYVLDAAHLYSYAANGKHHTSGGLLLRKDVHRLFDLGQIAIEPTTLTLDVAPKTLAWDEYAKLQGKPLTVPITATHKKWIAAHWEQHREPITAVIPPQAGAGQKLAAAP; this is translated from the coding sequence ATGACGGCGTGGTTGATGTATCTCGGGGACGACCCGAAGCGGGTCGGCGGCGGCTACGACGACAGCAGCTCGACCCACTACAGCTGGGACAGCCGGGTCCCGAACTCGGCCCACGTCCAGGTCGGTGACGTGATCGCGCTCTGGAACGGCGACACTCTGCTGGGTACGTCCGTCATCGAGCACATCAAGACCGGCACCGGGACGAAGGACCTCAGCTCGTGCCCTGAGTGCGGGAAGGCGGACATCGCCGAACGCAAGACGATGACGCCCAAGTACCGCTGCTGGACGAGTGCGTGCAAGGCCGAGTTCGACAAGCCTGCGGTCGAGACCGTGCCCGTGACCACCTACCAGGCCCGCTACGAGTCGGGCTGGATCGATCTGCACGGACACGTGTCCGGAACCGAACTCCGCGCCCTGTGCGAGGAGAAGAAGTCACAGAACGCGCTGCGCCGGCTGAGGTGGGACGACTTCCGCGCCCGTGTCGAGACCGGGAAGAACGCCACCCCGCTCGACGTCGTCGACACCACCCGCGAGGTCATCGCCGGCGGCCACACCAAGCGCACCGTCAGGGCACGCAAGGGACAGCCCGCCTTCCGCGCGGCCCTGCTGGAATCCTTCGGCCAGATGTGCGCGTTCACCGGCCCCATGCCGGCCTACGTCCTCGATGCAGCCCACCTCTACAGCTACGCCGCCAACGGCAAGCACCACACCTCCGGCGGGCTCCTGCTGCGCAAGGACGTCCACCGGCTGTTCGACCTGGGCCAGATCGCCATCGAACCGACCACGCTCACCTTGGACGTCGCGCCGAAGACCCTCGCCTGGGACGAATACGCCAAGCTCCAGGGCAAGCCGCTGACTGTGCCCATCACCGCGACGCACAAGAAGTGGATCGCCGCCCACTGGGAACAGCACCGCGAGCCGATTACGGCCGTCATCCCTCCTCAGGCCGGGGCCGGCCAGAAGCTCGCCGCGGCACCCTAG
- a CDS encoding ATP-binding protein gives MSDDDKSPAREIITNYAQANFRYFRTADGTVYAQRNGHPVARPIRSQGTTGSHRQELMVDLFRDGIGVFNGTALKEALDLIEALALTEETQPVHIRVAPGFDGATWLDLGRADGQSVRIHPTGWAIAVPDPREVCWRRTQLTGELPLPVKDTDGKGIDLLLRLTNFATAETECLALAWLIGSLGPSVPVPAPFLTGPQGAGKSTAGRMLMRIVEGMSSDLRRAPKDEENLIAAVAAGWVTALDNLSHMTPDLSDAMCCIVTGAESVKRALFTDGDVVRARYRRPLLLTGIDVGVIRPDLAERLLPLRLERPRVRRTEAELWAEYEQVLPVILGSLLDLAVKVRAAEADIPTDLRMADFAHLCAQLDTATGFGSLAAYRASLDDLNDDVIEGDLLAQTVLKHAAGMTPGEESRMTSSEWLYALTGLYSGEECRPLPKGWPTTGKVLSDRLKRLQPTLAARGVVVDWGRTGAARYIEMTRPAAHQQDALH, from the coding sequence ATGTCCGACGACGACAAGAGCCCCGCGCGCGAGATCATCACCAACTATGCGCAGGCAAACTTCCGGTACTTCCGCACCGCCGACGGCACCGTCTACGCGCAGCGGAACGGCCACCCCGTCGCGCGGCCGATCCGGTCCCAGGGCACGACGGGCAGCCACCGCCAGGAACTCATGGTCGACCTGTTCCGCGACGGCATCGGAGTGTTCAACGGCACCGCCCTCAAAGAAGCCCTGGACCTCATTGAGGCGTTGGCGCTGACCGAGGAGACCCAGCCCGTGCACATCCGGGTCGCGCCCGGGTTCGACGGCGCCACGTGGCTCGACCTCGGCCGCGCAGACGGGCAGTCGGTGCGCATCCACCCCACCGGGTGGGCGATCGCTGTCCCGGATCCGCGTGAGGTGTGCTGGCGGCGCACCCAGCTCACCGGGGAACTGCCGCTGCCGGTGAAGGACACCGACGGGAAGGGCATCGACCTCCTGTTGCGGTTGACCAACTTCGCCACGGCGGAGACCGAATGCCTGGCCCTCGCCTGGCTCATCGGCAGTCTCGGACCGTCCGTCCCCGTCCCGGCCCCGTTCCTCACCGGCCCACAGGGCGCGGGGAAGTCGACGGCCGGGCGGATGCTCATGCGGATCGTCGAGGGGATGAGCAGCGACCTTCGGCGGGCGCCGAAGGACGAGGAGAACCTGATCGCGGCCGTGGCGGCCGGGTGGGTCACCGCCCTGGACAACCTCTCCCACATGACGCCAGACCTGTCGGATGCGATGTGCTGCATCGTGACCGGCGCCGAGAGCGTCAAGCGTGCCTTGTTCACCGATGGGGACGTCGTCCGGGCCCGCTACCGGCGCCCGCTGTTGCTGACGGGTATCGACGTGGGCGTGATCCGGCCCGACCTCGCCGAACGGCTGCTGCCCCTGAGGCTGGAGCGGCCGCGGGTACGGCGGACCGAGGCGGAGCTGTGGGCGGAATACGAGCAGGTTCTGCCCGTCATCCTCGGCTCGCTGCTGGACCTTGCGGTGAAGGTGCGGGCCGCCGAGGCGGACATCCCGACCGACCTGCGGATGGCCGACTTCGCGCACCTGTGCGCGCAGCTCGACACCGCGACCGGCTTCGGCTCGCTGGCCGCCTACCGGGCCAGCCTGGACGACCTCAACGACGACGTCATCGAGGGCGACCTCCTCGCCCAGACCGTGCTCAAGCACGCGGCCGGCATGACACCGGGCGAGGAGTCGCGGATGACGTCCTCGGAGTGGCTGTACGCGCTCACCGGCCTCTACAGCGGCGAGGAGTGCCGTCCGCTGCCGAAAGGATGGCCGACCACGGGCAAAGTCCTCTCCGACCGGCTCAAGCGCCTTCAGCCCACCCTCGCCGCCCGGGGCGTGGTCGTCGACTGGGGCCGCACCGGCGCCGCCCGCTACATCGAAATGACCCGCCCGGCCGCACACCAGCAGGACGCGCTGCACTGA
- a CDS encoding bifunctional DNA primase/polymerase: protein MSETLYPLHTALSLAASGVPVLPLRRGKVPFGNCSSCAGNACGGRPSMKTPGPCRCPGVCHAWAAATTDPAVIVSPLWVAAWRGAVCVGYHPGGAGLTVVDLDHADAIAWARTALPATRTVPTTRGQHWIYRGAIASRNAVQPGVDIKSSMSYARYLGPGTGAMADLPESVRALAARSARAVQPADVGTVPVPVGGGECRHRTPVFLERGIAMAEQRITEARAQVHATVYRTFLAVLSVHGRCGCLTESHVGRLFTAAQAKGESLRHCTDAWANARSALGV from the coding sequence ATGAGCGAGACGCTGTACCCCCTCCACACCGCGCTGAGCCTCGCGGCCTCGGGCGTGCCCGTGTTGCCTCTGCGCCGGGGGAAGGTGCCGTTCGGCAACTGCAGCTCCTGCGCGGGCAACGCGTGCGGCGGCCGGCCGAGCATGAAGACGCCGGGCCCCTGCCGCTGTCCCGGCGTCTGCCACGCATGGGCCGCCGCCACCACCGACCCGGCCGTCATCGTCTCGCCCCTGTGGGTGGCTGCGTGGCGGGGGGCGGTGTGCGTCGGCTACCACCCCGGCGGCGCCGGGCTGACCGTGGTCGACCTGGACCACGCGGACGCCATCGCATGGGCCCGTACCGCACTGCCCGCAACGCGGACCGTGCCGACGACGCGCGGTCAGCACTGGATCTACCGAGGCGCCATCGCGTCACGCAACGCGGTGCAGCCCGGGGTCGACATCAAGTCGTCCATGTCCTACGCCCGCTATCTAGGGCCCGGCACCGGAGCGATGGCCGATCTGCCGGAATCCGTCCGCGCCCTGGCCGCTCGGAGTGCCCGCGCGGTTCAGCCGGCGGACGTCGGCACCGTGCCCGTGCCGGTCGGTGGTGGGGAATGCCGGCACCGCACGCCCGTCTTCCTGGAGCGCGGTATCGCCATGGCGGAGCAGCGCATCACCGAGGCCCGGGCCCAGGTGCACGCCACCGTGTACCGGACGTTCCTCGCGGTGCTGTCCGTGCACGGCCGGTGCGGCTGCCTGACCGAATCCCACGTCGGGCGGCTGTTCACGGCCGCGCAGGCCAAGGGCGAGAGCTTGCGGCACTGCACTGACGCGTGGGCCAACGCCCGCTCCGCATTGGGGGTGTGA